The Humulus lupulus chromosome 4, drHumLupu1.1, whole genome shotgun sequence genome has a window encoding:
- the LOC133830056 gene encoding uncharacterized protein LOC133830056 translates to MEEDDQKELQLLPSPQSSVVPSRPLDHAANSIIRYNNNRSKDHHHNHQHHLHLRHNHNRRRQFNNGPGLDLQLSISLRPTTTTEEDCRTVLAGPICECVDDQDLTILDDDDDDDGGGGGGGGGDEQRKCVEALKWQAAEQIRLAAMEKAYAERVRELTRREMELAQSEFARARHMWERARAEVEKAERMKEKATSTTTTSSSSSLHQMDMNFNSSSSSSTCMEITCQSCRQRFRPN, encoded by the coding sequence ATGGAAGAAGACGACCAAAAAGAGTTGCAGCTTCTGCCATCTCCACAGTCATCCGTAGTACCATCTCGGCCGTTGGATCATGCTGCTAATTCCATCATAAGGTATAATAACAACCGATCAAAGGATCACCATCATAATCATCAGCATCATCTTCATCTTCGTCACAATCACAATCGCCGCCGTCAGTTTAATAATGGGCCGGGACTCGATTTACAGCTTTCGATTAGTCTGAGGCCCACGACGACGACAGAGGAGGATTGTCGTACGGTATTAGCTGGGCCTATCTGCGAATGTGTGGACGATCAGGATCTAACGATATTGGACGATGACGACGATGATGatggcggtggcggtggcggtggcggtggtgATGAGCAAAGGAAGTGTGTTGAGGCGCTGAAGTGGCAAGCGGCGGAGCAGATAAGGCTGGCGGCGATGGAGAAAGCTTATGCGGAGAGAGTGAGGGAGCTGACGAGGAGGGAGATGGAGCTGGCGCAGTCGGAGTTCGCACGTGCGAGGCACATGTGGGAGAGAGCGAGAGCAGAGGTCGAGAAAGCTGAGAGGATGAAGGAGAAGGCTACGAGTACTACAACGACgtcgtcttcttcttctcttcatcaGATGGATATGAATTttaattcttcttcatcttcttctacGTGCATGGAGATCACTTGCCAGTCTTGCAGGCAAAGGTTTAGGCCTAATTAA